Proteins from one Ipomoea triloba cultivar NCNSP0323 chromosome 1, ASM357664v1 genomic window:
- the LOC116017562 gene encoding uncharacterized protein LOC116017562, which translates to MMRSMRQNFRQRWRLRKRLIMWKLDDTSDVIIVGEKRKGKKPMTTPTPRMTRSKSAFGSADAAASVSPIIDPASPPASIKIEKFKPILRDSSLIREWTTHSSRGVLLQKEIDVDDIMRHCNIIPLLKDQDLLQTVQNVGPCSEWLTAEFYSNLSADSTSQESTLFHKAYVRGKWYDFSLEIINKFYNRAALSDRCNPGLDTLAAALTHNKLTAWPKGNLSSQQLTAVYSVLFRLAMSN; encoded by the exons ATGATGAGATCAATGAGGCAGAACTTCAGGCAGCGTTGGAGGCTTCGAAAAAGGCTGATCATGTG GAAGCTAGATGATACAAGTGATGTGATCATTGTTGGTGAaaaaaggaaagggaaaaagCCTATGACCACTCCAACTCCAAGAATGACTCGGTCCAAGTCTGCCTTTGGATCTGCTGATGCTGCTGCCTCTGTTAGCCCTATCATCGACCCTGCCTCACCACCCGCAAGCATCAAGATTGAGAAGTTCAAGCCGATCTTGCGTGATTCATCCTTGATTAGAGAGTGGACTACTCATAGCTCTCGTGGTGTGTTGCTTCAGAAGGAGATTGATGTCGATGATATTATGCGCCACTGCAATATCATTCCTTTGTTGAAAGATCAAGATTTGCTTCAAACGGTTCAGAATGTGGGTCCTTGTTCTGAATGGTTGACTGCTGAGTTCTACTCCAATCTGTCTGCTGATTCCACGTCTCAAGAGTCTACTTTGTTTCACAAGGCATATGTTCGTGGCAAGTGGTATGATTTCAGTCTAGAAATCATCAACAAGTTCTACAATCGGGCTGCTCTATCTGACAGGTGTAATCCAGGCTTAGACACTCTAGCTGCTGCTTTGACCCACAATAAGCTCACTGCCTGGCCTAAAGGGAATTTATCTTCTCAACAGCTGACTGCCGTATATTCTGTTCTGTTTCGTCTAGCCATGAGCAACTAG
- the LOC116024065 gene encoding urease accessory protein G yields MASQDHHHHDHDHDHHHHHSHEDSWVGADGKVYHSHDGLAPHSHEPIYSPGYFSRRAPPLSNRDFNERAFTVGIGGPVGTGKTALMLALCKLLRDRYSLAAVTNDIFTKEDGEFLIKHGALPEERIRAVETGGCPHAAIREDISINLGPLEELSNLFKTDILLCESGGDNLAANFSRELADYIIYIIDVSGGDKIPRKGGPGITQADLLVINKTDIAPAIGADLSVMERDALRMRDGGPFVFAQVKHGVGVEEIVNHVLQAWEVATGNKRH; encoded by the exons ATGGCTTCTcaagatcatcatcatcatgacCATGACCATgaccatcatcatcaccataGCCATGA GGATTCATGGGTTGGGGCAGATGGGAAGGTGTACCATAGCCATGATGGACTGGCACCTCATTCCCATGAACCCATTTACTCCCCTGGCTACTTCAGCAGAAGAGCACCCCCTCTAAGCAACAGGGATTTCAATGAAAGAGCCTTCACTGTAGGGATTGGTGGCCCTGTTGGAACTGG GAAAACGGCTTTGATGCTGGCATTGTGCAAATTATTGAGGGATAGATACAGTCTTGCAGCA GTGACGAATGATATATTCACGAAGGAGGATGGAGAGTTCTTGATAAAACACGGAGCACTTCCCGAGGAAAGGATTCGTGCGGTGGAAACAGGAGGCTGCCCACACGCAGCAATTAGGGAAGATATTAGCATTAATCTCGGGCCTCTAGAAGAGCTTTCGAACTTGTTTAAAACCGATATCCTGCTGTGTGAATCTGGTGGAG aCAATCTAGCTGCAAACTTCAGTAGGGAGCTGGCCGACTATATCATCTACATAATTGATGTATCCGGAGGTGATAAAATCCCGCGAAAAGGCGGTCCAGGCATTACCCAAGCTGACCTCCTT GTTATAAACAAGACTGATATAGCACCAGCTATTGGAGCTGATCTGTCTGTTATGGAGCGGGATGCACTTCGAATGCGGGATGGTGGCCCGTTTGTTTTTGCTCAG GTGAAACATGGTGTCGGGGTTGAGGAAATAGTGAACCACGTCTTACAGGCTTGGGAAGTAGCAACAGGGAATAAGCGGCACTGA
- the LOC116024051 gene encoding serine carboxypeptidase II-2 isoform X1: MSALSWGCLLFVLLLATSIDGGKGSSSVDPNAQQKLDAVLDLPGLGFNVSFEQYSGYVTVNQESGRALFYWFFEAVEDPSSKPIVLWLNGGPGCSSIAFGLGEEVGPFHVEKDGKTLYWNPYSWNLAANLLFVDSPVGVGYSYSNTSSDILTNGDKRTAEDSLEFLLNWFERFPQYKGREFYITGESYAGHYVPQLSQAIVKHNANAKDIVINLKGFMVGNALTDDYHDHLGLFQFMWASGLISDQTFKQANLLCDHQSFVHPSEECDKVLDTASDELGNIDTYSIFTPTCTESFSLMSRVLKRSDKKVGLLRRIYDPCTERHSIIYFNLPEVQKALHVHITNSSFKWVTCSDEVYDFWKDSPTTVLDVYQELISAGLRIWIFSGDTDAVIPVTSTRYSIDALKLPTVSPWRPWYDNGQVGGWTQEYEGLTFVAVRGAGHEVPLHRPKLALTLVESFLAGTSMPGLRISDW; this comes from the exons ATGTCTGCCCTGAGCTGGGGTTGCCTTCTCTTTGTGCTTCTCCTGGCCACCAGTATTGATGGTGGGAAAGGGTCTTCTTCTGTGGATCCAAATGCCCAGCAAAAACTGGACGCAGTCTTGGATTTGCCAGGGCTTGGCTTCAATGTCAGCTTTGAACAGTATTCTGGGTATGTGACTGTGAACCAGGAGTCTGGGAGAGCACTTTTCTATTGGTTCTTTGAGGCTGTGGAGGACCCTTCTTCTAAGCCTATTGTTCTTTGGCTCAATGGAG GGCCTGGATGTTCATCAATTGCTTTTGGATTGGGTGAGGAAGTTGGGCCTTTTCATGTTGAGAAAGATGGAAAGACCCTATACTGGAATCCTTACTCTTGGAACTTAG CTGCAAATCTATTGTTTGTTGACTCTCCCGTGGGGGTTGGCTACTCGTATTCGAATACTTCCTCTGATATTCTTACTAATGGCGATAAAAGGACAG CTGAGGATTCGCTAGAGTTTTTACTAAATTGGTTCGAAAGGTTCCCACAATATAAAGGGAGGGAGTTTTATATCACAGGAGAGAGCTATGCCG GGCATTATGTTCCTCAGCTAAGTCAGGCCATTGTGAAGCACAACGCTAATGCAAAAGACATTGTGATCAACTTAAAGGGTTTCATG GTGGGAAATGCTTTGACTGATGACTACCACGACCACTTGGGTCTTTTTCAGTTTATGTGGGCATCTGGTTTGATTTCTGATCAAACGTTTAAGCAGGCGAATCTTTTGTGTGACCACCAATCGTTTGTCCACCCCTCGGAGGAGTGCGATAAGGTTTTAGATACTGCTAGTGACGAACTAGGAAATATCGATACCTACAGCATCTTCACCCCGACATGTACAGAAAGTTTTAGTCTAATGAGCAGGGTGTTAAAAAGAAGTGAT AAGAAGGTTGGTCTTCTGAGGAGAATCTACGATCCCTGCACAGAGAGGCACTCAATTATCTACTTCAACCTTCCCGAAGTTCAGAAGGCTCTTCATGTTCATATCACAAATTCCTCGTTCAAATGGGTAACCTGCAG CGATGAGGTATATGATTTTTGGAAGGATTCTCCTACGACTGTGTTGGACGTCTATCAAGAACTTATAAGTGCAGGGCTTCGCATTTGGATATTCAG TGGCGATACAGACGCTGTAATCCCTGTCACATCGACACGTTACAGCATAGACGCCCTCAAACTTCCCACTGTTAGCCCCTGGCGCCCTTGGTATGATAATGGACAG GTCGGGGGATGGACGCAAGAATACGAAGGCCTGACGTTTGTTGCTGTACGAGGAGCAGGCCACGAAGTCCCTCTGCACAGGCCCAAACTAGCTCTCACGCTCGTCGAGTCTTTCCTGGCGGGAACTTCAATGCCCGGCCTACGAATCAGCGACTGGTGA
- the LOC116024051 gene encoding serine carboxypeptidase II-2 isoform X2, translating into MSALSWGCLLFVLLLATSIDGGKGSSSVDPNAQQKLDAVLDLPGLGFNVSFEQYSGYVTVNQESGRALFYWFFEAVEDPSSKPIVLWLNGGPGCSSIAFGLGEEVGPFHVEKDGKTLYWNPYSWNLAANLLFVDSPVGVGYSYSNTSSDILTNGDKRTAEDSLEFLLNWFERFPQYKGREFYITGESYAGHYVPQLSQAIVKHNANAKDIVINLKGFMVGNALTDDYHDHLGLFQFMWASGLISDQTFKQANLLCDHQSFVHPSEECDKVLDTASDELGNIDTYSIFTPTCTESFSLMSRVLKRSDKVGLLRRIYDPCTERHSIIYFNLPEVQKALHVHITNSSFKWVTCSDEVYDFWKDSPTTVLDVYQELISAGLRIWIFSGDTDAVIPVTSTRYSIDALKLPTVSPWRPWYDNGQVGGWTQEYEGLTFVAVRGAGHEVPLHRPKLALTLVESFLAGTSMPGLRISDW; encoded by the exons ATGTCTGCCCTGAGCTGGGGTTGCCTTCTCTTTGTGCTTCTCCTGGCCACCAGTATTGATGGTGGGAAAGGGTCTTCTTCTGTGGATCCAAATGCCCAGCAAAAACTGGACGCAGTCTTGGATTTGCCAGGGCTTGGCTTCAATGTCAGCTTTGAACAGTATTCTGGGTATGTGACTGTGAACCAGGAGTCTGGGAGAGCACTTTTCTATTGGTTCTTTGAGGCTGTGGAGGACCCTTCTTCTAAGCCTATTGTTCTTTGGCTCAATGGAG GGCCTGGATGTTCATCAATTGCTTTTGGATTGGGTGAGGAAGTTGGGCCTTTTCATGTTGAGAAAGATGGAAAGACCCTATACTGGAATCCTTACTCTTGGAACTTAG CTGCAAATCTATTGTTTGTTGACTCTCCCGTGGGGGTTGGCTACTCGTATTCGAATACTTCCTCTGATATTCTTACTAATGGCGATAAAAGGACAG CTGAGGATTCGCTAGAGTTTTTACTAAATTGGTTCGAAAGGTTCCCACAATATAAAGGGAGGGAGTTTTATATCACAGGAGAGAGCTATGCCG GGCATTATGTTCCTCAGCTAAGTCAGGCCATTGTGAAGCACAACGCTAATGCAAAAGACATTGTGATCAACTTAAAGGGTTTCATG GTGGGAAATGCTTTGACTGATGACTACCACGACCACTTGGGTCTTTTTCAGTTTATGTGGGCATCTGGTTTGATTTCTGATCAAACGTTTAAGCAGGCGAATCTTTTGTGTGACCACCAATCGTTTGTCCACCCCTCGGAGGAGTGCGATAAGGTTTTAGATACTGCTAGTGACGAACTAGGAAATATCGATACCTACAGCATCTTCACCCCGACATGTACAGAAAGTTTTAGTCTAATGAGCAGGGTGTTAAAAAGAAGTGAT AAGGTTGGTCTTCTGAGGAGAATCTACGATCCCTGCACAGAGAGGCACTCAATTATCTACTTCAACCTTCCCGAAGTTCAGAAGGCTCTTCATGTTCATATCACAAATTCCTCGTTCAAATGGGTAACCTGCAG CGATGAGGTATATGATTTTTGGAAGGATTCTCCTACGACTGTGTTGGACGTCTATCAAGAACTTATAAGTGCAGGGCTTCGCATTTGGATATTCAG TGGCGATACAGACGCTGTAATCCCTGTCACATCGACACGTTACAGCATAGACGCCCTCAAACTTCCCACTGTTAGCCCCTGGCGCCCTTGGTATGATAATGGACAG GTCGGGGGATGGACGCAAGAATACGAAGGCCTGACGTTTGTTGCTGTACGAGGAGCAGGCCACGAAGTCCCTCTGCACAGGCCCAAACTAGCTCTCACGCTCGTCGAGTCTTTCCTGGCGGGAACTTCAATGCCCGGCCTACGAATCAGCGACTGGTGA
- the LOC116024059 gene encoding cytochrome b561 domain-containing protein At2g30890-like, with translation MHYLQKLLVFDTAAGFFTLLLLPSFTSCLSSQEFQENSQLISIKQHVNKVDSEKTFDIEVHGIMLWASMGFLMPAGILTIRLSRMEECNQTRLKLLFYIHAILQVVSVLVATAGAVLSIKSFDNTFNNNHQRIGLALYVAIYVQLVMGFRRPKRGVKGRSVWYFFHWLFGTTLCLAGIINTYTGLKAYHEKTSKSISLWTIIFTAQLSFMGFFYLFQDKWEYIQKQGSGVVVGNGANTTASVATPTQLIVVPHSDSRGKELVLVEPCRKSNALGTYFSRSTALKKLFQQT, from the exons ATGCATTATCTTCAAAAACTGTTGGTTTTTGACACTGCAGCTGGATTCTTCACTCTACTTCTTCTCCCATCTTTCACTTCCTGCTTATCATCACAAGAATTTCAAGAAAACAGCCAATTAATCAGCATCAAACAACATGTAAACAAG GTGGATTCTGAGAAGACATTTGATATTGAAGTTCATGGGATTATGTTGTGGGCTTCAATGGGGTTCTTGATGCCTGCTGGAATACTTACTATTAGACTATCTAGGATGGAGGAATGTAACCAAACAAGACTCAAACTCCTCTTCTATATTCATGCCATTCTACag GTGGTTTCAGTGCTAGTAGCTACTGCTGGAGCAGTATTATCCATCAAAAGCTTTGACAACACATTCAACAACAATCACCAAAGAATAGGTTTAGCACTTTATGTAGCCATTTATGTGCAACTCGTCATGGGATTTCGTCGCCCTAAGAG GGGAGTAAAGGGGAGAAGTGTTTGGTACTTCTTCCATTGGTTATTTGGAACAACATTATGTTTGGCAGGAATTATCAACACCTACACAGGCTTGAAAGCCTACCATGAGAAGACATCAAAGAGTATAAGCCTTTGGACCATAATTTTCACAGCACAATTATCTTTCATGGGGTTTTTCTATCTTTTCCAAGACAAATGGGAGTACATTCAAAAGCAAGGTAGTGGTGTGGTGGTTGGCAATGGAGCCAACACCACTGCAAGTGTTGCCACACCAACTCAACTCATTGTTGTTCCTCATAGTGACAGTAGAGGAAAGGAACTTGTCCTGGTTGAGCCATGTAGGAAGAGCAATGCACTTGGGACTTACTTTTCTAGAAGCACAGCTCTCAAGAAATTGTTTCAGCAAACATGA
- the LOC116017469 gene encoding acetyltransferase At1g77540-like, with the protein MAAAASGGGNGGGGGRAPEAPKIIWNERSQRFETDDKKAYLEYELKHGGTTMDILHTYVPPSKRGLGLAALLSESAFSHAKAHSLSVIPSCSYISDTFIPRNPSWNSVLYKQDTKSNI; encoded by the coding sequence ATGGCGGCGGCGGCTAGCGGCGGCGGaaatggaggaggaggaggaagagcgCCGGAAGCACCAAAGATTATATGGAACGAGAGATCGCAAAGGTTCGAGACAGATGACAAGAAAGCGTATTTGGAGTACGAGCTGAAACACGGCGGCACAACCATGGACATCCTCCACACCTACGTTCCGCCCAGCAAGCGCGGCCTCGGCCTCGCCGCTCTTCTCTCGGAATCGGCTTTTTCTCACGCCAAGGCACACTCGCTCTCCGTTATCCCATCCTGCTCTTATATCTCCGATACTTTTATTCCTCGGAATCCCTCGTGGAATTCCGTCCTGTACAAACAGGATACCAAATCAAATATCTGA